The Phycisphaeraceae bacterium genome contains the following window.
TGCGTTTTTCAAAGACGCGAGCGCGTTCAGCGAGGTCTGCTTCGGCGATGACGCGGCCTCCGGCGCCCATGCGATCGCCTTCGGCGCGTCGTGGCATGCCCATGAACGCTGTGGTGATCCAGTAGCCGCGCTGAGCGAGGTTGGGGTCGATGACTTTCTGCGAGCGAAGCGGGTCGATGCCGCTGGCGTGGAGGTCCCAGACCTGGAAGGTGGTGGAGCGTTCGTTGCGCGATGGCGCATCGGGGTCGGTGCGGGAGGGGAGTTGCGTGTCGTCGGTGCGGTCGCGTGGGGCGGGTTCGAGCGTGGCACAGGCGGTGAGCGCGAACAGAGCGGCGGCGCCTGCGGTGATCGCGCGACGGGCGCGGCGGGGAATGCGACTGGTCATACCAGCAATCTACACCGTCCGGGCTGCCGAGTCGAGTCAAAAGGGGTCAATGGGCGTTTACTGGCCCTGGGCGCGGGAGAAACCGGGCTTGCCGTCGAACATCTTGAGCGGTTGAAAGTCGGTGACTTCGAATTTTTCGGCCACCTTGGTGAGCAGGTGGATGGTGGGCATCTGCCCGATCTGTCCGAGCATGACGGCGGGATCGCGGAGTTCGAAGCGGACGCGGTAGTAATCGACGACTTCGGTGTAGGGGCTGCCGCTGGGCCAGACCTGGGTGCCGCGGTTGGAGATCATGGTGAGTTTGAAGGCGGTGCCTTGTGCGATGCGTTCGAGGCGCTGGGCGAGTTCGAGGGGGGTGATGGTGGTGCCGACGTAGATGTCGCAGCCGCAGTGTGTGCTGTGGACGGTCTCGAAGGTGCGCATGAGTTTGTTGACGTGCGGGCGGACGGGCGGCGTGTGTGTTGGGGTTGCGGCGGTAGGGACGGGGCGTGCTTCCTTGCCTTTGGGTGTGGTGCCGAGGCGGTCGATGATGGCGCCAGCGAAGGCGTCGGTGCCGACGGGCTCACCCTTGCCTTTGACATCGCCGGTGTGGATGCCGGCTTCGAGGGCTGCCAGGAGTGCGTTTTCGATGGTTGCGGCCTGCTTGAGCATGCCGAGGTGTCGCAGGAGCATGAGCCCGCTGAGGAGGAGGCTTGTGGGGTTGGCCACGCCCTTGCCGGCGATGTCGGGGGCGGTGCCGTGGACGGCTTCGAAGATGGAGATGTGGTCGCCGATGTTGGCGCTGGGCGCGAATCCGAGCCCGCCGACGAGCCCTGCGGCCAGATCGCTGACGATGTCACCCTGGAGGTTGGGCAGGACGATCATGCGATAGTCCTGTGGCTTGAGCACGAGGTTCATGCAGAGGGCGTCGATGATGATGTCGGCGATTTCGATGGCGGGGTAGTGCTGGGCTTCGGCGACGAAGCGTTCGAGGAACAGGCCATCGGTCATCTTCATGATGTTGGCCTTGTGAGCGCAGTGGACCTTGGTGATGCCGAGGCTTGCGGCGGTCTGGAAGGCGAAGTGATGGACCTGATCGCAGCCGGGAGCGGAGATGAGGCGCTTGCACTCGATGACGTCGTTGGTGAGGCGGTGCTCGATGCCGCCGTAGGTGTCTTCGATGTTTTCGCGGACGATGTACATGTCGACGGGGACGCCGGCGCGGCTGAAGACGGTGTCAACGCCGGGGAGGGACTGGAAGTGTCGCAGGTTGGCAAAGGCGCCGAAGGTTTTGCGGAGGGTGACGTTGATGGACTTTCCGCCGCCGCCGATGGGGGTGCCCATGGGGCCTTTGTAGACCAGGCCGGTGCGTTCGATGGTTTCGACGGCTTCGTCGGTGATGCCGCGCGGGTCGCCGGCGGCGAAGACGCGCTGGCCCATGTCGACGGGGACGAAGTCGAGGTGAGCCGTGACGTCGGCCTCGGCGAAGATGCGGATGCAGGCGTCCATGATTTCGGGTCCGATGCCGTCACCGGGTGCGAGTGCGATCTGAACGCCCATTGCGGAAACTCCTGCGTTGGTGTGAACATGGCGGTTGGGAGCAACGATAGGGGGATCGGCCAAGGGGGGTCTGCGGCTGGAGTTTGGCGTGCTTCGAGCGGGCGAAGTCCTCAATCGTTATGGAAGTTGTGGGGCGCCTGCGGAGCGAGCCGGGGTTTTCGCTAGGATGGCGGGATGAAGAGTGCAACAACGATGATCGTGATGGCAGCGAGCGGGGCGGTTCTGGCCTTGCCAGCGTGGACGCAACCGGAGCAGTCGATGGCGCAGTATGTGACGAACCGTGAGCCGCTCGAACCTTCGCGGCTGGTCAAGCTTCCGATCGGGTCGATCGAGGTCGGGGGCTGGCTGGGGCATCAGATCCGGCTTCAGGCCGACGGGTTTCATGGGCGGCTTGGCGAGATCAGCCCCTTTGTGCAGAAGGAAGGCAACGCGTGGCTGGACCCGAAGGGGCGGGGCGATCGGGGCTGGGAAGAGGTGCCGTACTGGCTCAAGGGTTTTCTCAACGCGGCGTACGTGCTGCGCGATGAAGCGATGATCGCCGAGGCGCATGTGTGGATCGAAGGGGCGTTTGCCAGCCAGCAGGAGGATGGATGGTTCGGGCCTGATGAGGGGCGCACGGGTCTGGCGACGCGGCTGACGGGGCGCGATGATCTGTGGCCGAACATGATCATGCTGTTCTGCCTGATGGACTATCACGATTGGACTGGCGATGCGCGCGTGATCACGCTCATGCAGCGGTATTTCAGGTACCTCGAGCAGGTTCCCGATGACGCGTTCCTGATCGGCTACTGGCCCAAGATCCGGGCGGGGGATCAGTTGGCGGCGATTCACTGGCTCTACAACCGCACGGGCGAAGCGTGGCTTTTGGAGCTGGCTGCGCGGACGCACCAGCACACGGCGCGATGGGATGAGGGGGTCATTGACTGGCACAACGTGAACGTGGCCCAGGCGTTCCGCCAGCCGGCGCAGTGGTGGGTGCAGTCGCGCGACGCCAAGGACAAGGCCCAGGCCGACGCGAACTGGCGGTTCGTGCGCGAGCAGTACGGGCAGGTTCCGGGCGGGATGTTCGGGGCTGACGAGAACGCCAGGCCCGGGTTTGCCGATCCGCGCCAGTGCATCGAGACGTGCGGCATCGTCGAGGAGATGCTCAGCCACGAGATTCTGATCGCGATCACGGGCGACATGATCTGGGCCGATCGGTGCGAGGACGCGGCGTTCAACTCTCTCCCGGCTGCGTTCACGGCCGACATGGGCGCGCTGCGGTACCTGACGGCGCCGA
Protein-coding sequences here:
- a CDS encoding NADP-dependent isocitrate dehydrogenase (catalyzes the formation of 2-oxoglutarate from isocitrate), whose amino-acid sequence is MGVQIALAPGDGIGPEIMDACIRIFAEADVTAHLDFVPVDMGQRVFAAGDPRGITDEAVETIERTGLVYKGPMGTPIGGGGKSINVTLRKTFGAFANLRHFQSLPGVDTVFSRAGVPVDMYIVRENIEDTYGGIEHRLTNDVIECKRLISAPGCDQVHHFAFQTAASLGITKVHCAHKANIMKMTDGLFLERFVAEAQHYPAIEIADIIIDALCMNLVLKPQDYRMIVLPNLQGDIVSDLAAGLVGGLGFAPSANIGDHISIFEAVHGTAPDIAGKGVANPTSLLLSGLMLLRHLGMLKQAATIENALLAALEAGIHTGDVKGKGEPVGTDAFAGAIIDRLGTTPKGKEARPVPTAATPTHTPPVRPHVNKLMRTFETVHSTHCGCDIYVGTTITPLELAQRLERIAQGTAFKLTMISNRGTQVWPSGSPYTEVVDYYRVRFELRDPAVMLGQIGQMPTIHLLTKVAEKFEVTDFQPLKMFDGKPGFSRAQGQ